Genomic DNA from Alphaproteobacteria bacterium PA2:
CAAGGATCTGCGGCCCATCGCTGAAGAGTTCAAGAAGCAGCTGCCTGACGGAGTCATCGTCCTGGTCGGGACGGCTGACGGCAAGGCGGCCGTGACCGTCGCTGTCACCGGTTCGGCTCAGGGCGCCAATAATGCCGTTGACCTGTGCAAGGCTGCGGTCCTGGCCCTTGGCGGACAGGGCGCCGGCGGCCGTCCCGATTTTGCCCAGGGCGGCGCACCGAACGGCGCAGCTGCGGCGGAAGGCATGGCGGCGGCCAAGGCCCTGATCAAGGGCTAGCCAACTGCAGGATTTCCGCTGACCCTTGGGTCGGAAGGAAGAACAATCCTGGAGGCGGGTCATGGCGATGGTCATTACGGCTTTTGAGCGGTCCCCGGACCGGGGGCGCGGCCTTGCCCGTGACATGCGCGTCCGATGGGCCCTGGAGGAAGTGGGCCAGGCCTATGAGGTTCGCCTGGTGTCCTTCGAGGCCATGAAGGAAGCCCCACATCTGGCTCTCCACCCCTTCGGCCAGATTCCAACCCTGGAGGATGGCGATCTCGCCCTGTTCGAGAGCGGTGCGATCGTGCTGCACCTTGCTGAACGGTACGAAGGTCTCCTGCCGCGGGAGGCCTCGGCTCGGGGAAGGGCGGTTTCCTGGCTTTTTGCCGCCCTGAATTCGGTGGAGCCATCGATCCTGGAACTTGAGACCTCACGCTTCTTCGAGACGTCCCAGCCCTGGCATCCTGCGCGATTGCCAATGGTGGAAGGGCGCGTCTCCGTTCGACTGGGGCAGGTCTCCCAGGCCCTTGCGGGTCAGGAATGGCTGGATGGCGACTTCAGCGCCGGCGATCTGATGATGGCTTCGGTGCTGATCAGGCTGAAGTCTTCGGGCCTGCTGAACGCATTTCCGAACCTTGAGGAGTATCTGGCCCGTTGCGAGGCCCGCCCGGCCTATGGGCGGGCCTTTGCGGCGCAGTTGGCCGTGTTCCAGGCCTCTGAAGCCGGGCGCCCCGGATAGGGATCAAGTCAGGCTTGCCTCCGGGCCATATCGGCGCGAGGTTTGGGGCATTGTCTCCAAACCAAATAAATTGCCTGGGAGGGCGCGCATTTCATGTCAAAGCCGGTCATCAATCCAAACGGAACCCTGAAGGGCAAGGTCGCCCTGGTCACTGGCGCCAGCCGCGGCATCGGCGAGGCCATCGCCGCCCGCCTGGCCATGGAAGGCGCCAAGGTCGTGGTTTCCGCCCGTACGGCGGCGGACGGCGAAAGCCGACTGCCCGGCACCCTGGCTGACACAGTCGAGCGCATCAAGGCCGCTGGCGGCGAGGCTGTACTGATCAAGGCTGACCTCGCCCAGGCCATTGAACGCGAGCGTCTGGTGGAAGAGGCCGAGGCCGCCTTCGGCCCTATCGACATCCTGATCAACAATGCCGCCATTACTTATTTTATGCCGGTGGTCGACTTCACCGAGAAGCGGTTCAAGCTGATGATGGAGGTGCAGGTCTATGCGCCCTTCCATCTTGCGCAGCTTGTCCTGCCGGGCATGATCGCCCGGAAATCCGGCTCCATCGTGAATATTTCTTCGCCGGCCGGCCTGCATCCCAAGCAACCCTACAGCCCCTTCCGCGGCGGGACGGTCTATGGCCTCTGCAAGGCGGCGCTCGAGCGCTTCACGACCGGCCTGGCTTCGGAAGTCCAGTCCGATGGCGTGGCGGTGAATGTGGTGTCTCCCGGGCTGGTGGATACCCCCGGGGTGGCGGTGCACGGCCTGATCAACGAGGCCTCCAAGGACCGCGTTCAGCCAATCGAGTACATTGCCGAGGCGGTCTATCAACTGGCCAAGGCCGATCCCATGACCATGACAGGGCGGATCGACTATGCCGAACCCCTGCTCAAGGAACTGGGTCTGAAACCCTCGGAACTTATCTAGTCTAGGAGGCTGTAGTCGGCGCGCCCGCTTGTGGCGCGTCGATCCGCTGCGGCCGCGCCAGATCCATGACCTGGCGGAACGGAAACAGCAGGCCGCCGGTCAGGCTATGGGGATCCTCTCCCTCGCTCTCGGCGCCATAGGCCAGGGGTCGCGTGACCCTGTCGGGCATGTAGAGCGTGCCGAACATGGCGTCCCAGATGGCCAGGCAGGACCCCATATTGTGCCCATAGTGGGCGGGATCGGAGCTGTGGTGGATATGATGGTGGGCGGGTGAGAAGAAGATCCGGCCCCAGACGCCGGTGAACCTGATGGGCACATGCGAGTGCTGCAGGTGGATCACCGTGTAGAGGAATACGACGACAATCACATTGGTCGCGCCAATGGTGAAGGAACTGACCGCATCGCCCAGGGCGGCATGCAGGGCGCCGTTTACCGCGCCCATGACCAGAACCTGGATGTTGGCGAAGATCAGGGTGTCCACCGGATGCACACGGGTCGCCGTGAGGGGAGTCAGGAGTTCGGCCGTGTGGTGAACCCTGTGAAAGGGCCAGAGGGCCGGGATCACATGCTTCAGATAGTGGTCCAGCCAGTATGAGAAGTCATAGGCCAGAAAGAGCACCAGGGTCATCACCGCCTGGGCGAGCCAGGGGTTGGCGATGAGCGGCGGATGGGGCCCCGTTGCGCCATTTACGAATGTGGTTACAGCCTGGCTGGTCTGGGGCAGGGACAGGATGGCCCAACCGATGAGGCCGCCCGCCACGAAGGTGTTGATCAGGTAATAGACCAGATCGACCCGGGTTGATCGGCTTTGCACGAACTTCTTCGGAAACAGCAGCCGCCGCCAGGCTTCCATCTGCGGAAAACGTCGGCGGGGCTTCCTGAGGGCGTAGAAGGCAATGGTGATGATCAACGCGCTCAGCAGGGCCTGGACCGAGAAGATCGAACCGGGCTGCAGCCATGTCGACAGGGTCTGCATGAGCGTCTGCGCCAGATTGTGCAGGATCATCTGAACGGTCATGGGATGGGGCGAAGTTCCGGGCGGGGCGAGACAGGCCAAACGTGACGGGGAGGCCTAAAATTGTCATTAAGGCCCCGCACTCCGCCATTCGGGATCCCGACCATGAGCTCCACGCCCCCGATCTCCGGCCCGGCGGCTTCGCCGACCTACAGGCTGGCCGCCCTGGATCAGGATTTCCTCCTGAGCGACAGCCTTCGCGGCGTCCGGTTTCATCTGGAGTATGAAAAGCCCGAACAGATCCTGCGGGCTGCAGGGATTGAGTCCACCATTGTCGTCTTCGGCAGCGCCAGATCCCATGAGGACAGTCCCGGAGATGGGGCGAGATGGTATGCCGCCGCCAGGGCTTTCGGGCGCCTGGCTTCAGAGCGGGGTGGCGCTTGTCACGGTCAGTCGCCCCTGCGCAATGTCATTGCTACCGGCGGCGGGCCGGGGATCATGGAGGCCGCCAACCGCGGCGCAAGAGACGCCGGTGCGCCGACCATCGGCTTCAACATCGCCCTACCCCATGAACAGGCGCCCAACGCCTACATCACCCCGGCCCTGACCTTCCAGTTCCACTATTTCGCCATGCGCAAGATGCACTTCGCCATGCGGGCCTCGGCGCTGGTGGTGTTTCCCGGCGGCTTTGGGACATTTGATGAGCTGTTCGAAATCCTCACCTTGCGCCAGACGCGGAAGATGCCGCGCATACCTGTGGTGCTTTTTGACGAAGCCTTCTGGCGGGAAGCTGTCGGATTTGACGCCCTGGCGCGTCGCGGGCTTATTGCCAACGAGGATCTCGACCTGTTCAGGTTTGCGGAAACGCCGGAACAGATCTGGACCTGCCTTGTTGAGCAGGGGCTGACTTAGGAGGATGACATGCGAACGGGTCTGACCTGGATGATCTGCTTGATCGTACTTGCCGGGCCAACCGCTCAGGCAGCGGAAACGGGCAGCGTTGGCCGCGCCGTCGGGCAGCCCTTCCGTGACCTCAGCCTCATTCAGGACAAGGCGCCAGAAGTGCTCAAGCGGGCCGCCGAAGGCCCCTATGACCTCACCCGGGTCGCCGACTGTGCACAGCTACGCCAGGAGATCGCCGACCTGGACGCCGCCCTCGGCCCTGATCTGGACGACCTGGGCGCCAAGAAGGGCACGACAGTGGATTCCCTGGCCGCCGACCTGATTGGCGGGGTGGTGAAGCTGCCTTTCCGCGGCATCCTGCGTCGCGTGAGCGGCGCCCAGGCTCGCGAAGAAGCCATGCGCGCTGCTGTCCTGGCCGGCATGGTGCGTCGGGGATTTCTGAAGGGCAGGCTCAGTCAACTGGCCTGTCAGCCTGACTAGACCGGGTGCACTTGCCGCCGCCAGCCATCCAGGCGGGCCTGCGCCGCATCCTGACTGATCCGGGGTTCAAACACCCGATCGTGCCGGACAAAACCTGAGGTCTCGTCGGGACCGAGCAGGCCAGCGCCCCGACCGGCGCAGATCGCTGCGCCGCAGGCTGTCGCCTCGCGCAGGGCGTGCCTTGCGACCGGCCGGCCAAGAAAGTCGGCCTGCATCTGCATCAGCAGGTCATTGCCGGTCAGACCGCCGTCGACCCGAACCACATCCGGGCGGGCGCCGAGGCCCTCAAGGTCATAGATGCGGTCGACCACTTCGCAGACCCGAAGGGCTATGGCCTCCAGACCTGCCCGGGCGATCTGTCCCGGTGTGGTGGCCAGGCTGAGGCCCGAAATCAGTCCCCGGCGTGCAAGATCGCCATGGGGGGCGCCAAGACCCTGGAAGGCCGGCAGAATGGCGAGACCGGGATCCGAGACGGCCGAGGTCGCCAGGGCCTCAAAGGCGGCATGGTTGCCCAGATTGAAGCTGCGCCTCAGCCAGTCCAGGGCTGCGCCGGCCGTGAAGATCATGCCCTCAACACAGAACCGCGTTTCGCCTGCTACGCCCGAAAGCACCATGGGCGGGAGGGTCGGTCCGCCGAACATGAACTTGCCGCCAGTCCCGACATTGACCGTGGCCGAGGTGCCATAGGTGACCTTGCAGGCGCCCGCGCCCTCTGTGCCCTGACCGACCATGGCCGCCTGCTGGTCCGCCATGTCGCCCGTGATGGGAATGGCGGCGCCGAGGACGCTTGGGTGGCAGACCGCCAGCTCGCCCCAGGAGTCGCACAGGGTCGGAAACGCCCGGATATCCAGAGCCTGCAGATCGATCAGTCGGTGGTTCCATTCCTGGGTCTGCAGGTCGAGATAGCCCGTGGGCCATGCCTGGCTGCGGTCGGTGATATGGGCGCCACGGCTAAGGCGGAAGATCAGATAGGAGTCGATATTGCCCCAGGCCAGCCGCCCCTGGGCAAGCAGGGACTCATGGTCGGGAATGGATCGCCAGACAGCTTCCAGCTTTGAAATGGCCTGCTGGGGCGA
This window encodes:
- a CDS encoding glutathione S-transferase, yielding MAMVITAFERSPDRGRGLARDMRVRWALEEVGQAYEVRLVSFEAMKEAPHLALHPFGQIPTLEDGDLALFESGAIVLHLAERYEGLLPREASARGRAVSWLFAALNSVEPSILELETSRFFETSQPWHPARLPMVEGRVSVRLGQVSQALAGQEWLDGDFSAGDLMMASVLIRLKSSGLLNAFPNLEEYLARCEARPAYGRAFAAQLAVFQASEAGRPG
- a CDS encoding short-chain dehydrogenase, coding for MSKPVINPNGTLKGKVALVTGASRGIGEAIAARLAMEGAKVVVSARTAADGESRLPGTLADTVERIKAAGGEAVLIKADLAQAIERERLVEEAEAAFGPIDILINNAAITYFMPVVDFTEKRFKLMMEVQVYAPFHLAQLVLPGMIARKSGSIVNISSPAGLHPKQPYSPFRGGTVYGLCKAALERFTTGLASEVQSDGVAVNVVSPGLVDTPGVAVHGLINEASKDRVQPIEYIAEAVYQLAKADPMTMTGRIDYAEPLLKELGLKPSELI
- a CDS encoding sterol desaturase is translated as MTVQMILHNLAQTLMQTLSTWLQPGSIFSVQALLSALIITIAFYALRKPRRRFPQMEAWRRLLFPKKFVQSRSTRVDLVYYLINTFVAGGLIGWAILSLPQTSQAVTTFVNGATGPHPPLIANPWLAQAVMTLVLFLAYDFSYWLDHYLKHVIPALWPFHRVHHTAELLTPLTATRVHPVDTLIFANIQVLVMGAVNGALHAALGDAVSSFTIGATNVIVVVFLYTVIHLQHSHVPIRFTGVWGRIFFSPAHHHIHHSSDPAHYGHNMGSCLAIWDAMFGTLYMPDRVTRPLAYGAESEGEDPHSLTGGLLFPFRQVMDLARPQRIDAPQAGAPTTAS
- a CDS encoding Rossman fold protein, TIGR00730 family: MSSTPPISGPAASPTYRLAALDQDFLLSDSLRGVRFHLEYEKPEQILRAAGIESTIVVFGSARSHEDSPGDGARWYAAARAFGRLASERGGACHGQSPLRNVIATGGGPGIMEAANRGARDAGAPTIGFNIALPHEQAPNAYITPALTFQFHYFAMRKMHFAMRASALVVFPGGFGTFDELFEILTLRQTRKMPRIPVVLFDEAFWREAVGFDALARRGLIANEDLDLFRFAETPEQIWTCLVEQGLT